From a single Lactococcus allomyrinae genomic region:
- a CDS encoding DEAD/DEAH box helicase, with protein MVDNGKSILTRIKNNKDVSAKLINLIYLKEVLSANDLTFLYSFALLLIDEYEENKTKHLFLDYAYYIIARTSLKSNNYMALYDFATNYGYYPISRKISELKLIETPTINQWLAEIGIDDFVDENKVLTLEQSKIFLEVLNDNENFTSFLAPTSYGKSEIIFEHIKKHNTENVIAIITPTKALIDQVSREARKRITDRKIITHDQNYSNDDLRILAVVTQERALRLVEEGAIFDRLYIDEAHEIFSFDFGKKQSNRSLLLSRLMNITLLQNSNCKYMYLSPVINKAQNISFLENQTIKQHKIFNDLKLLNIKYITQDYVQQYDLYLGEFIKLGTVTDQFEYIKINSKDKNLHFLYRPIQIEQYTEKLYDSLETNISIPDDIEELIQELKMIVHEDFKMVSFLNKGIVYLHAKIPSLIKNYILKFVRESNYIKHFVANSVVLSGMNMPIDNLFYISGYSKLADLKNLFGRVNRLNEIFSPQNKDLSRILIPINFVDMPDFPQPHGKLRNKVEKLRSNFDDEIKNPLLENSKIDPNNQNNADEIKNTEKQIIENYTNPKFKEKLTLAGAQQILNYTPEGLTKLEKKFNLFTQTEDDDIFNLIKIIFFDDFSEHVDFNPEYNAYRLRNTETITYYKMFVDDFRTRTLNDRINKTVNYWEKKESGYKIYVGGSYGEEVFDSIHYPNSFNKVYVNLTAHRDDRYFLNNLAIVKLQIDEEYVSHEISLLVNTLLKFEIISQSDYDKFFYGTSDSKELEILQLGISRTLFNKLKEDGQLDNIFLDDYGNAKASENLKEYIGNQKGIEKFELEQYFL; from the coding sequence ATGGTTGATAATGGGAAAAGTATTTTAACAAGGATAAAAAATAACAAAGATGTTAGTGCAAAGCTGATAAATCTGATTTATCTAAAGGAAGTATTATCTGCAAATGATTTAACTTTTCTATATTCTTTTGCATTGCTACTCATTGATGAATACGAAGAAAATAAAACGAAACATTTATTTTTAGATTATGCCTATTATATCATTGCTCGTACTAGTTTAAAGTCTAATAATTACATGGCGCTTTATGATTTTGCTACAAATTATGGGTATTATCCAATATCTCGAAAAATTAGCGAATTGAAATTAATCGAGACACCAACAATTAATCAATGGTTGGCAGAAATTGGAATAGATGATTTTGTTGATGAAAATAAAGTTTTGACTCTTGAACAAAGCAAAATATTTTTAGAAGTGCTTAATGACAATGAAAATTTTACAAGTTTTTTGGCTCCAACTAGTTATGGGAAAAGTGAGATAATTTTTGAACATATAAAAAAGCATAATACTGAAAATGTTATTGCTATCATAACGCCAACAAAAGCGCTAATTGATCAAGTAAGTAGAGAAGCTCGGAAACGAATTACAGATCGTAAGATTATTACACATGATCAAAATTATTCAAATGATGATTTAAGAATTTTGGCGGTTGTTACTCAGGAACGAGCACTGCGACTTGTTGAGGAAGGTGCTATTTTCGATAGACTTTACATTGATGAAGCGCATGAAATATTTTCTTTTGATTTTGGGAAAAAGCAAAGTAATCGAAGTTTATTGTTATCAAGATTGATGAATATTACTTTGCTCCAAAATTCAAATTGTAAGTATATGTATTTATCACCAGTGATTAACAAAGCGCAAAATATCAGTTTTCTTGAAAATCAAACGATAAAGCAACATAAGATATTTAACGATCTAAAATTGTTGAATATCAAATACATTACTCAAGACTATGTACAACAGTATGATTTATATCTTGGTGAATTTATTAAACTTGGAACAGTTACAGATCAATTTGAATATATAAAAATAAACTCCAAAGATAAAAATCTACATTTTTTATATCGTCCGATTCAAATTGAACAATATACTGAAAAATTATATGATTCATTGGAAACTAATATTTCTATTCCAGATGATATTGAAGAGTTAATCCAAGAGCTTAAGATGATAGTACATGAAGATTTTAAAATGGTTAGTTTTTTAAATAAAGGAATAGTATATCTACATGCCAAAATCCCATCCCTAATTAAAAATTATATTCTAAAATTTGTCCGTGAATCAAACTATATAAAACATTTTGTAGCTAACTCTGTTGTTCTTTCAGGCATGAATATGCCAATTGATAATTTGTTTTATATTTCCGGGTACTCAAAGTTGGCAGATTTAAAAAATTTATTTGGTCGAGTTAATCGGTTAAATGAAATATTTTCGCCTCAAAACAAAGATTTATCTCGAATTCTTATTCCAATTAACTTTGTGGATATGCCAGACTTTCCTCAACCTCATGGAAAATTGAGAAATAAAGTAGAAAAATTACGATCAAATTTTGATGATGAAATAAAAAATCCTCTTTTAGAGAATTCAAAAATTGACCCAAATAATCAAAATAATGCAGATGAAATAAAAAATACAGAAAAACAAATTATAGAAAACTATACTAATCCGAAGTTTAAAGAAAAACTGACACTTGCGGGCGCTCAGCAAATTTTGAATTATACTCCCGAAGGTCTTACGAAGTTGGAGAAGAAATTTAACTTATTTACTCAAACCGAAGATGACGATATTTTTAATTTAATCAAAATCATTTTTTTTGATGATTTTTCTGAACATGTTGACTTTAATCCTGAATATAATGCCTATCGTTTACGTAATACTGAAACAATCACTTATTACAAAATGTTTGTTGATGATTTTAGAACGAGAACACTTAATGACAGGATTAATAAAACAGTTAATTATTGGGAGAAGAAAGAGTCGGGATATAAAATCTATGTTGGGGGAAGTTATGGTGAAGAAGTTTTTGATTCTATTCATTATCCTAATAGTTTCAATAAAGTTTATGTGAATTTGACGGCGCACAGAGATGATAGATATTTTCTTAATAATTTAGCAATTGTGAAGCTACAAATTGATGAGGAGTATGTAAGCCATGAAATTAGCTTATTGGTTAATACGCTATTAAAATTTGAAATTATATCTCAAAGTGATTATGATAAGTTTTTTTATGGAACATCTGATTCCAAAGAACTTGAGATATTGCAATTAGGAATTTCAAGAACATTATTTAATAAGTTAAAAGAGGATGGGCAACTTGATAATATCTTCCTTGATGATTATGGTAATGCGAAAGCTTCGGAAAACCTAAAAGAATACATTGGAAATCAGAAAGGAATAGAAAAATTTGAACTGGAACAATATTTTTTATAA
- a CDS encoding restriction endonuclease subunit S, protein MTMQLLNLIQGADVEWKTVQEVFMLKNGYTPSKSKPEYWENGDVPWFRMEDIRINGHILSDAIQTCHHRGIKGQLFPAGSIIMATTATIGEHAMITVDYMSNQQFTNFTIKEEYRELLDDKFVFYYFYVLDDIAKNNLNQSSMPSVQMDALKKADFPIPPLSTQQKIVEILDKMTDYVTELTAELTLRQKQYSFYRDKLLTFSEDEPFEVRWTTLGEVGEVTKLAGFEFTKYVEYQDAGKIIALRALNIKGKLDLTDVKYIDNSDFSKLKRSKLFAGDMMFTYVGTVGQVALIDENNKYYLAPNVARIRFDKTQVFPEFMRYYFSSNLIGKQIDRFMQSSSMKNLTMENIRKFELPIPTLKEQEHIISILNKFDALTSDVLIGIPKEIELRRKQYEYWREQLFSFKGGRK, encoded by the coding sequence ATGACTATGCAATTATTAAATCTTATTCAAGGGGCTGATGTGGAGTGGAAAACCGTTCAAGAAGTTTTCATGTTAAAAAATGGATACACACCAAGTAAATCAAAACCTGAATATTGGGAAAATGGAGATGTCCCATGGTTCCGTATGGAAGATATTCGGATAAACGGTCATATTTTATCTGATGCAATTCAGACCTGTCATCATAGGGGGATAAAAGGACAACTTTTTCCTGCTGGTTCAATTATTATGGCAACGACGGCAACGATTGGCGAGCATGCCATGATTACTGTTGATTACATGAGTAATCAACAGTTCACAAACTTCACAATCAAAGAAGAATATCGAGAATTACTTGATGATAAGTTTGTTTTCTATTATTTCTATGTTCTTGATGATATTGCCAAAAACAATCTTAATCAATCAAGTATGCCAAGTGTCCAAATGGACGCACTCAAAAAAGCAGATTTCCCCATCCCACCCCTCTCCACCCAACAAAAAATCGTCGAAATACTTGACAAAATGACAGATTATGTTACGGAGCTGACGGCGGAGCTGACGTTACGCCAAAAGCAATATTCTTTTTATCGTGATAAGTTGCTGACTTTTTCGGAAGATGAGCCGTTTGAAGTGCGTTGGACGACTTTGGGGGAAGTGGGAGAAGTAACAAAACTTGCAGGGTTTGAATTTACCAAATATGTTGAATACCAGGATGCAGGAAAAATTATTGCACTTCGAGCTTTGAATATCAAAGGGAAATTAGACTTGACAGATGTCAAATATATTGATAATAGTGATTTTTCAAAATTAAAAAGAAGCAAGTTGTTCGCTGGCGATATGATGTTCACTTATGTAGGAACCGTTGGACAAGTTGCATTGATTGATGAAAATAATAAATACTACCTTGCTCCCAATGTTGCCCGCATCAGATTTGATAAGACTCAAGTTTTTCCAGAATTTATGAGATATTATTTTTCATCAAACTTGATAGGAAAGCAAATTGATAGATTTATGCAATCTTCGTCAATGAAGAATTTGACAATGGAGAATATTCGTAAATTTGAATTACCTATTCCTACACTTAAAGAGCAAGAACACATTATATCTATTTTGAATAAATTCGATGCACTTACATCAGATGTACTCATTGGAATTCCAAAAGAGATTGAATTGCGAAGAAAACAATATGAGTATTGGAGAGAACAGTTGTTTAGTTTCAAAGGAGGTAGGAAATGA
- a CDS encoding Fic family protein, whose translation MKDYQKLRVLSYEHPTDFEKIVEGRKNAIGAVHTSLFIRPFDEKKEILLNQKEELFYLILQKISLLKDKMSENSRKIDKLLSQLPKIAKDNIFYHLLIDEIQATNDIEGVQSTRQEIREAITSILEKSKDKKRFKSLVNQYMNFQKSEYSEIKKVEDIRSIYDALLDDEIEQSDKLAEGELFRTKSVWIVDSKNSKKVHQGVESQENIIKALDELVKFMNRQDIPTFEKAFISHFVFENTHPFYDGNGRTGRFILCSYLARKLDYLSAIGVSGAILDHKKKYLKAFQEVSNRRNFGEMTFFILDLFEILLESQEKIFKNLERADKRLENSIDVLKKLSKNKDELALLFALSQQEIFDISNTVTDIELTEVLQVSRQKVDKLTTELRNQSLLIQTKKKPSMHQLSEKVISQLKENSIL comes from the coding sequence ATGAAAGACTATCAAAAGTTAAGAGTGTTAAGTTATGAGCATCCTACGGATTTTGAAAAAATTGTTGAAGGACGAAAAAATGCGATTGGGGCAGTGCATACAAGTTTATTTATCCGTCCCTTTGATGAAAAAAAAGAAATTTTACTGAATCAAAAAGAAGAGCTTTTTTATCTTATTTTACAAAAAATCTCATTACTCAAAGACAAAATGAGCGAAAATTCTCGTAAGATTGATAAACTCCTGAGCCAACTTCCTAAGATTGCAAAGGACAATATTTTTTATCATTTGTTGATTGATGAAATTCAAGCAACGAATGATATTGAGGGTGTTCAGAGTACACGTCAAGAAATTCGAGAAGCCATTACTTCGATTCTTGAAAAGTCAAAGGACAAGAAGCGGTTTAAAAGTTTAGTCAATCAGTACATGAATTTTCAAAAATCCGAGTATAGTGAAATCAAGAAAGTTGAGGATATTCGGAGTATTTATGATGCTCTGCTGGATGATGAGATTGAGCAAAGTGATAAGTTAGCAGAAGGGGAACTTTTTCGAACAAAATCAGTGTGGATTGTCGATTCTAAAAACTCGAAAAAAGTACACCAAGGCGTGGAAAGTCAAGAAAATATTATCAAGGCGCTTGATGAACTCGTGAAGTTTATGAACCGACAAGACATCCCTACATTTGAGAAAGCCTTTATCAGCCACTTTGTATTTGAAAATACGCACCCCTTTTATGATGGAAATGGCCGAACAGGGAGATTTATACTCTGCTCCTACTTAGCACGCAAGCTTGATTATCTCTCTGCGATAGGAGTTTCTGGGGCAATATTGGATCATAAAAAAAAGTATTTGAAAGCTTTTCAAGAAGTCTCGAATCGTAGAAATTTTGGAGAGATGACTTTTTTTATCTTGGATTTATTTGAAATTTTGCTCGAATCGCAGGAGAAAATTTTTAAAAATTTAGAGAGAGCTGATAAGCGGTTGGAAAATTCTATTGATGTTTTGAAAAAACTGTCGAAGAATAAGGATGAATTGGCGCTACTTTTTGCACTTTCTCAACAAGAAATTTTTGATATTTCAAATACAGTGACAGACATTGAGTTGACAGAAGTCTTGCAAGTATCGAGACAAAAGGTGGACAAGTTGACGACGGAATTGCGCAATCAGAGCCTGCTGATACAGACTAAGAAAAAGCCGTCGATGCATCAACTGTCAGAGAAAGTCATTTCACAACTTAAAGAAAATTCTATTTTATAA
- a CDS encoding type I restriction endonuclease subunit R translates to MSQLTETFPIIESNNFIVLDKWTKLEQKGNFQSESDLEREMISDLQYQGYDYANDLVTPETLLENLRVQLEDLNAVHFSDREWERLLSEYLNKPSDGIIECTRKIHDDHVYDFIFDDGHIQNIYLLDKKNIARNKVQVINQMKQRGSHANRYDVTILVNGLPLVQIELKKRGVSIREAFNQIHRYSKESFNGENSLFKYLQIFVISNGTDTRYFANTTKRDKNSYDFTMNWARKDNEPIKDLKDFTATFLSKRTLLNVLMNYSVFDSSNTLLIMRPYQIAATERILWKIKSAHDSKLKAGTETGGYIWHTTGSGKTLTSFKAARLATELDFIDKVFFVVDRKDLDYQTMKEYQRFSPDSVNGSDSTAGLKRNIEKVDNKIIVTTIQKLNNLMKTTEAHEIYDKQVVFIFDECHRSQFGEAQKNLKKKFKHYYQFGFTGTPIFPENALGSETTASVFGRELHSYVITDAIRDQKVLKFMVDYNDVRPQFARLEAEIDEKKLSAAENRQALLHPTRIHEISDYILNHFAQKTHRTAGKGFNAMFAVSSVEAAKLYYEELQKLQEKSEKKLTIATIFSFAANENQNAIGDIEDETFEPTALDYSAKEFLTRAINDYNKKFNGSFSVEGKSFQNYYKDLAKRVKNKEVDLLLVVGMFLTGFDAPTLNTLFVDKNLQYHGLIQAFSRTNRIYDATKSFGNIVTFRDLESKTKAAITLFGKSQTAEVLLERPYNEYMNGFKDDETDEARRGYLEVVHELKEKFPEPDKIVKEADKKQFVKLFGEFLKLDNILQNYDEFAGLQALQEIDLSDEQAVEELKTKFYLDDEKIQELEQLEIPNVREIQDYRSTYNDIREWYTNERRNQKQEESTVDWDSITFEVELLKSQEINLDYILELIFETNKKVSDKDKLIDEIIRTIRASVGNRAKESLIVDFIRHTDIDAIKNRPEILEKFYSFAQKEQQKEVHDLIQEEGLNPESAIRYIRASLKQEYASENGNALNESLPKMSPLNPVYHTKKQTVFEKISAFVEKFKGIGGNI, encoded by the coding sequence ATGTCACAATTAACCGAAACTTTCCCAATCATCGAATCCAATAATTTCATCGTCCTAGACAAATGGACAAAACTTGAGCAAAAAGGAAACTTCCAATCCGAATCAGACCTTGAACGTGAAATGATTTCAGATTTACAATATCAAGGCTATGACTATGCGAATGATTTAGTAACACCAGAAACGTTACTTGAAAATTTGCGTGTGCAACTGGAAGATTTGAATGCTGTTCATTTTTCAGATAGAGAGTGGGAGCGCCTTTTATCAGAGTATCTCAATAAACCAAGTGATGGCATTATCGAATGCACTCGTAAAATTCATGATGACCATGTCTATGACTTTATTTTTGATGATGGACATATTCAAAATATTTATCTATTGGATAAGAAAAATATTGCGCGCAATAAAGTCCAAGTCATCAATCAGATGAAGCAAAGAGGGAGTCATGCGAATCGTTATGACGTGACGATTTTAGTGAATGGTTTACCTTTGGTGCAGATTGAGCTGAAAAAGCGTGGGGTGTCGATACGTGAAGCCTTTAATCAGATTCATCGTTACAGTAAAGAAAGTTTTAACGGAGAAAATTCTCTTTTCAAGTACCTCCAAATTTTTGTGATTTCAAACGGGACAGACACCCGTTATTTTGCTAATACCACCAAACGGGATAAAAATTCCTATGATTTTACCATGAATTGGGCACGTAAAGACAATGAACCGATTAAAGATTTGAAAGATTTTACGGCGACTTTTTTAAGTAAACGGACGCTGCTCAATGTTTTGATGAACTATTCTGTGTTTGATTCGAGTAATACGCTTTTAATCATGCGTCCTTATCAGATTGCAGCAACGGAGCGTATTCTTTGGAAAATCAAGTCCGCTCATGATTCAAAACTAAAAGCAGGGACTGAAACAGGTGGCTATATTTGGCACACCACAGGTTCGGGGAAAACGTTGACCTCGTTTAAAGCTGCCCGTCTTGCGACGGAGCTGGACTTTATTGACAAAGTTTTCTTTGTGGTGGATCGTAAAGACCTCGACTATCAGACGATGAAAGAATATCAACGTTTTTCACCAGATAGTGTGAATGGTTCTGATAGTACAGCTGGTTTGAAGCGAAATATTGAAAAAGTAGACAATAAAATTATTGTCACAACCATTCAAAAGCTCAATAATCTCATGAAAACGACAGAGGCACATGAGATTTATGATAAGCAAGTCGTCTTTATCTTTGATGAATGCCACCGTAGTCAATTTGGTGAAGCACAAAAGAATCTGAAAAAGAAGTTTAAGCATTATTACCAATTTGGCTTCACAGGGACACCAATTTTTCCTGAGAATGCTTTGGGGAGTGAAACCACAGCTTCTGTCTTTGGACGAGAATTACATTCATATGTGATTACGGATGCCATTCGCGACCAAAAAGTTCTAAAATTTATGGTGGATTATAACGATGTTCGTCCGCAGTTTGCAAGGCTAGAAGCTGAAATAGATGAGAAAAAATTATCCGCGGCTGAAAATCGGCAAGCCTTACTTCATCCCACACGAATTCATGAAATTTCAGACTATATTTTAAATCATTTTGCACAAAAAACGCACCGAACAGCAGGAAAAGGGTTTAATGCGATGTTTGCTGTGTCAAGTGTTGAAGCGGCAAAACTTTACTATGAAGAACTCCAAAAATTGCAAGAAAAATCTGAGAAGAAACTGACGATTGCGACCATCTTTTCTTTTGCAGCAAATGAAAACCAAAATGCGATTGGTGATATTGAAGATGAAACTTTTGAACCCACAGCCTTAGATTATAGCGCTAAGGAGTTTTTAACTCGTGCAATTAACGACTATAATAAGAAATTTAACGGTTCTTTTTCTGTCGAGGGGAAGAGTTTTCAAAATTATTATAAGGATTTAGCCAAACGTGTTAAAAACAAAGAGGTGGATTTGCTTCTTGTGGTCGGGATGTTTTTGACAGGTTTTGATGCGCCAACATTAAATACCTTATTTGTGGATAAAAATCTGCAGTATCATGGCTTGATTCAAGCCTTTTCACGGACTAACCGAATTTATGATGCAACAAAATCTTTTGGAAATATTGTGACCTTCCGTGATTTGGAAAGTAAAACAAAAGCGGCGATTACTTTATTTGGAAAATCTCAAACAGCAGAGGTGCTCCTTGAACGCCCCTATAACGAATATATGAATGGCTTTAAAGATGATGAAACTGATGAAGCTAGGCGAGGTTATTTAGAGGTTGTTCATGAGCTAAAAGAGAAATTTCCAGAGCCGGATAAAATTGTTAAGGAAGCAGATAAAAAGCAATTTGTTAAACTCTTCGGTGAATTTTTGAAACTGGATAATATCTTGCAAAACTATGATGAGTTTGCAGGATTGCAGGCTTTACAAGAAATTGATTTATCGGATGAGCAGGCTGTTGAGGAGCTCAAAACAAAATTTTATTTGGATGATGAAAAGATTCAGGAACTTGAACAACTAGAAATTCCAAATGTTCGAGAAATACAAGACTATCGCTCGACTTATAATGATATTCGCGAATGGTACACGAATGAACGACGGAACCAAAAGCAAGAAGAATCAACTGTAGATTGGGATTCGATCACTTTTGAAGTAGAGCTCTTGAAATCCCAAGAAATTAATTTGGACTATATTTTGGAACTTATTTTTGAAACAAATAAAAAGGTTTCGGATAAAGATAAGCTGATTGATGAAATTATACGGACAATCCGCGCAAGCGTTGGAAATCGTGCGAAGGAGAGTCTAATTGTAGATTTTATCCGTCATACAGACATTGATGCGATTAAAAATCGTCCAGAGATTCTTGAGAAGTTTTATTCTTTTGCGCAAAAAGAGCAACAAAAAGAAGTACATGATTTGATTCAAGAAGAAGGGTTAAATCCTGAGAGTGCTATAAGGTATATTCGCGCATCTCTTAAACAAGAATATGCGAGTGAAAATGGCAATGCTCTTAATGAAAGCCTCCCTAAAATGAGCCCTCTCAATCCGGTATATCATACGAAAAAACAAACAGTTTTTGAAAAGATAAGTGCTTTTGTTGAGAAATTTAAGGGAATTGGTGGCAACATATAA
- a CDS encoding ParB/RepB/Spo0J family partition protein yields the protein MTIPKVIEEVGFDFDWEPQEVWALDYPTEVMELQRLAWHFDLPFWNDGEKWYALKPIDVANFPEQYAKEYERTMQADLAYPIDIMENKGRYVILDGLHRLLKAKLLGLERVDVRVIPRSEIPNLSKS from the coding sequence ATGACGATACCAAAAGTTATTGAAGAGGTCGGGTTTGATTTTGATTGGGAGCCACAGGAGGTGTGGGCGCTTGATTATCCGACGGAAGTGATGGAATTGCAACGGTTGGCGTGGCATTTTGATTTGCCTTTTTGGAATGATGGGGAAAAGTGGTACGCGCTTAAACCGATTGATGTCGCCAACTTTCCAGAGCAATATGCTAAAGAATACGAGCGGACGATGCAGGCGGATCTTGCTTATCCGATTGACATTATGGAAAATAAGGGGCGATATGTGATTTTGGATGGTTTGCATCGTTTGCTGAAAGCCAAGCTGCTCGGACTGGAAAGGGTAGATGTGCGTGTCATTCCGCGTAGCGAAATTCCAAATTTGAGTAAAAGCTAA
- the purN gene encoding phosphoribosylglycinamide formyltransferase: MNIAVFASGNGSNFQVLAEKFPNNVKLAFSDHHEAYVLKRAEKLNVPAVSFELKEFINKATYESELVEILEREKIDLVVLAGYMKIIGPTLLKKYGGRIINIHPSFLPNFAGSPHAIEESWEANRGLGVTVHYVDEGVDTGDVIAQVTLPYLENLAEYEQSVHEVEYRLYPDVIEKMICR; encoded by the coding sequence ATGAATATAGCGGTTTTTGCGTCAGGAAATGGTTCTAATTTTCAGGTATTAGCGGAGAAATTTCCAAATAATGTGAAGTTGGCATTTTCTGACCATCATGAGGCTTATGTATTGAAACGTGCGGAAAAGTTGAATGTTCCAGCTGTAAGCTTTGAGTTGAAAGAGTTTATTAATAAAGCGACTTATGAATCAGAGCTGGTTGAGATTTTAGAGCGTGAAAAGATAGATTTGGTTGTACTTGCTGGTTATATGAAGATTATTGGTCCAACTCTGCTGAAGAAGTATGGGGGAAGAATTATCAATATTCATCCATCATTTTTGCCTAATTTTGCAGGTTCACCGCACGCGATCGAAGAAAGCTGGGAAGCCAATCGTGGACTGGGTGTGACGGTGCATTATGTTGATGAGGGTGTGGATACGGGTGATGTGATTGCGCAAGTGACGCTACCTTACCTTGAGAATCTAGCAGAATATGAGCAAAGCGTGCATGAGGTGGAATATCGACTTTATCCTGATGTGATAGAAAAGATGATTTGTAGGTAA
- a CDS encoding MBL fold metallo-hydrolase, whose product MKIAENVEMLEVKIPRGEQTMTLYPTLIWNDNHLILIDAGLPSSGEIIAQTIKNAGFDVKDLTEILLTHQDIDHIGGTRELLDFAPQAKVYAHEIDAPFIDGKKTPTKLDALEQRKNTLSPTELPFYNMLKTGFATAQLPVDTLLRDGDVLDLCGGIETVFTPGHTPGHASFYLRSSKIMVVGDAANIANNNELHGSNPAMTWDNEKAEASLSKIKSYDLDGVISYHTGYLKF is encoded by the coding sequence ATGAAAATTGCTGAAAACGTTGAAATGCTCGAAGTCAAAATCCCTAGAGGTGAGCAAACCATGACCCTTTATCCAACCCTGATATGGAATGATAACCATCTCATCCTTATTGATGCTGGACTCCCAAGTTCAGGTGAAATCATTGCTCAAACTATCAAAAATGCAGGTTTTGATGTTAAAGATTTGACAGAAATTCTCTTAACTCATCAAGATATTGACCACATTGGTGGCACTCGTGAACTTCTCGACTTTGCCCCTCAAGCCAAAGTTTATGCTCATGAAATTGATGCCCCTTTCATTGATGGCAAGAAAACACCAACCAAACTTGATGCTTTAGAGCAACGCAAAAACACTCTTTCCCCAACTGAACTCCCCTTTTACAATATGCTAAAAACAGGCTTTGCTACGGCTCAACTTCCTGTTGACACTCTTCTTCGTGATGGAGACGTCCTTGACCTATGCGGTGGCATAGAAACTGTCTTCACACCAGGACACACCCCAGGTCATGCTAGTTTCTACCTTCGCAGCAGCAAAATCATGGTCGTCGGTGATGCCGCAAATATCGCAAACAACAACGAACTTCACGGCTCAAATCCAGCCATGACTTGGGACAACGAAAAAGCTGAAGCCTCACTTTCGAAAATTAAATCTTATGACCTCGATGGCGTAATCTCTTATCATACAGGCTATCTGAAATTCTAA
- the hpt gene encoding hypoxanthine phosphoribosyltransferase codes for MHPHLKEVLFTREEIAVRVKELAAVISQDYAGKNPLVVGILKGSIMFTVDLLKELSIDAEVDFMDVTSYGYGISSSGEVRILKDLSTVAHGRDILIVEDIIDTGNTLLYLKGLLEERQAKSVKIISFLDKPAGRKVAIEADYVGFEVPDEFIVGYGIDYAERYRQLPYIGVFNQEFLIKD; via the coding sequence ATGCATCCACATTTAAAAGAAGTTTTATTTACTAGAGAAGAAATTGCTGTGCGCGTGAAAGAGTTAGCAGCGGTGATTTCACAGGACTATGCAGGAAAAAATCCACTAGTTGTCGGTATTTTGAAAGGGTCAATCATGTTTACTGTTGATCTGCTCAAGGAGCTTTCGATTGATGCGGAGGTTGATTTTATGGACGTGACGAGCTACGGTTACGGGATTTCTTCATCGGGCGAGGTGAGAATTTTGAAGGATTTATCAACCGTGGCGCATGGACGTGATATTTTGATTGTAGAGGACATCATTGATACAGGAAATACTTTGCTCTATCTGAAAGGCCTGCTTGAAGAGCGGCAGGCGAAATCCGTGAAAATTATTTCATTTTTGGACAAGCCTGCTGGGCGAAAAGTGGCGATTGAAGCAGATTATGTCGGTTTTGAGGTTCCTGATGAATTTATCGTTGGTTATGGGATTGATTATGCGGAACGCTATCGTCAACTGCCTTACATTGGGGTGTTTAATCAGGAATTTTTGATTAAAGACTGA